The following DNA comes from Anopheles arabiensis isolate DONGOLA chromosome 3, AaraD3, whole genome shotgun sequence.
ATGACGATGAACATGCTGATCGAGCTGATCCGCAAGGTGGAGGATACGCCCGGATTCCAGCAGGATATTCGACAGCTCGCCATCAGTATGCTGCATCGCTTCAGACAGGATGGTATTGTGCGGGCACCGGGCGTAACGAGCATGTCCGGTGTGATACCGTTCAGCCCTACCGAGTTCCAGTTTACGAAGCATCGTGTGCTGTTCTCCCGTCTACTGCCTGGCAATGCGGTCAACTTCCCGAATGCGACATTGAGCATTGATGAAAGGGTATGTATGATGGTTAATTTCAGCTCAAACAGCTCCCtttaacatgtttttcaaCTTCTTCTCTGCAGTGTGCCCTTCATTTCATGCTCTCGAACTCGATCGATCGCCGTGTGCGAGGTGATGAGAACATCCGCTGCTCGCAGCTCTCCCAGTATCGGGCCGCTCGAGTACCGCGCGAGCTAGATTTCAAGGATCGTAGCCGAATGCGATCGAACTATCTGGGCGATAATGAGATGCTGGAGCAACCGGAAATGGATCGCATTCGCGAGCATATCAAGAAGATTAAGCATAAGGCATCGTCAGCCGCACGGCTTGAGATGGACCCGGACGAGGATCACCCGAACGATGAGGAAGAGCATCCCGAGGCGACCGTCGAAGGAGACGACGAACCACAGGAGGAACCGATCGCTGCCGCGGGGGAAGACGAGGAAACTGGCGAACCGCTGGAAGAGGATGGTGCGCTCGGAGAGATCGGTGATGTTAGCTTGGTGGACATTGCCTCGAACGCGATCAGTGCGTGCCCGGTGGAGAATGGTGTCGTCTACACGCCGTGGGGCTCGGTAATGGCCGGCACGGTATTGGCCGGTATTGCGGCCGGTTTGGAACCACAAACCGTGCAGCTGCGTGATCTTATGTCCCGGTCGGATCAGTACCGCAGCCGCCAGGTACAGCCGATGCGCGTGGACAACCGCTGGGCAGCGACACTGTCGGGAGATTTGGCCGAGGTGAGTCTACTGCATGCACCGTCGGTAGCGAACAATGTACAGGTGGGTGCGGCCGGTGCGTGGAATCGAACGGTTGCTCCCCGCTGGTACTTCCTGAGCCAGCGAGAGCATCTGCAGATGACGGACACGGAGATTCGGGCAGGTATTGatgggctgctgctggccacAAACAttgccgagtggcgtagccgggCGAATAATTTGCGCTTGAGTCAGGTGTTGGATATGTACTATTCGCATCGGGGTGTGTTTAACGATACGGTGCGGTCGTGTAATCGTCGCGATCTCTTTACGACGGTTGCACCGATGCAGCAGTTGCGCGAGCAGACGGTTGCGTTCAGCACGGTGCTAGATAAGGAGATGCAGATGCCGTTCACGATTTCCCAGGAAGCTATCATTAACTTCTCCGATCAGGCGACCGATGCGTTGGCTAACTACATACGTAAGTACCAAATATTTATGTGGGCATTCAAAGACCATTGATGACATGACTGATCGACATCTTCTTCACAGCTTCTGCTCTTAATGATCTGTCGTGCGAAGCGACAGCGATCGTGATGAACGATCCCACCATCTGGCGTACGGCCTCCGATCTGTACATCTTTATTGATGCTGCCTGGCCTCACCGGGATGCGTACTCCGTTGTCTCGTAAGTACTTTCACGGAGTAGTCATACGTAGAGCTGAAAGACTGTTCTAATATGAGCTTTATTTCTGCATCCTTAGAAACATTCTTGATTCTCTCGATGTGGGTCGCTTCGGTACGAACTATACGATTTTGAATGCACGCGATGGAAATGTGATCGTTAACTCGACCCAGTTCCTATCAGACTTCCATATGACTTACACGCCGGAGCTGCACCAAAGTCGTAGGTGTCTAAAGCATCTTTGGAATTGTAAATTTGAAGGAGTCCCttatgtttcgttttattttccaaaacaTAGTACCGAATGGATTGAACATCCCGAACGTGTTCCGGCGAATGCGCGAAGAAACGAACAACCTGATGAGCACCGAACGGCGTACAAACAACTTGAGCGGACGATCGAAGCTTGCGTTAATGATCGTACACACGGATCGCGTCAGCGAGGGTGACACCAACTTTGCCATCCAGCATCTGCAAATCTTCCGCGAGGAGGTTCCGGATCTGCGCTTCCTGTATCTGGCCGCCGGCGATCCGGGACGGTTCAATCGGTTCGTGCGGGACGAGCGGCGCGATGTGTTCCCGCTGCGTGAGCTTGAGTCTGGCTCGATCGTGGACACGGTGCGCGTCCAGCTAAGCCCGGTCATTCACCGGATTCAGCAGGAACCGAGAAGGATTGTAAATCCACGCTGTGGCCACGACTGGGTTCAGGAAAATTGGGGCTCCAACTCGATGAATCAGTTTGTTGAGCCCCGTGGCGTGAACTTTTACCGGTTGCATCCGAACTACTTCTTCCGGCAGGGTGAGAACCGCCGGTTTCGTATTCAGGGCCATGGATTTGCAACGCTAACGGTGTGCCACTCACGTTGGGTTGAACGTCCAAGGTGAGTAGGGGTCGAATAATGTGAAGGATAGCGCTCAAATGTAACGTATTGTATATTCTTTCAGACAAAACTCAACCGAGAACCGTGACTCGATCCAGTGCCGCACGATCAACACGGATGCGTACGATATTGACCTCTCGAATGCTTGCGATGGTCATTCGGTGATTCACACCTGTCCGCCGCTGTTTGTGTCCGTCGAAGGACCGCTCAATCCACCGGCCGTTATACGTTGCTCGGAGCCGCAATGTCGTTTCCCGGACAATGCACGGTTTGCTGTTGTGCTGGACAATATGGGATGCTTCAGCAGTGCCAGCAGGACGGTCAGCTCACTACTGTTGGCGGCCATGTTGGCGTTGGTCGTAGCGTTGTTTAAGCAGTCGtaggagtgagagagagagtgagggtTTTAGGTAACCGTTAGTTTATTGTAAAATCGTTTCGTTTCCGACATCTTTAATGCCCCAAGCTAGTATTAAGAAGGCCCGATGGTACAATATATAATACGTACCAGTTACGGTTTCATCCATTTCACGTCCATAGAGATACCAGTTACTGAATGACAACATAAACCGATCGTTGCCGATTTGTCAACAAGCATTAAATTAGTATTCGTTCAATAaaggtttaat
Coding sequences within:
- the LOC120902677 gene encoding uncharacterized protein LOC120902677 yields the protein MKLVASVTTCLLVALLLTIGGEAQENVLTRVAPSMLECYESAQIFERDNRLPMTMNMLIELIRKVEDTPGFQQDIRQLAISMLHRFRQDGIVRAPGVTSMSGVIPFSPTEFQFTKHRVLFSRLLPGNAVNFPNATLSIDERCALHFMLSNSIDRRVRGDENIRCSQLSQYRAARVPRELDFKDRSRMRSNYLGDNEMLEQPEMDRIREHIKKIKHKASSAARLEMDPDEDHPNDEEEHPEATVEGDDEPQEEPIAAAGEDEETGEPLEEDGALGEIGDVSLVDIASNAISACPVENGVVYTPWGSVMAGTVLAGIAAGLEPQTVQLRDLMSRSDQYRSRQVQPMRVDNRWAATLSGDLAEVSLLHAPSVANNVQVGAAGAWNRTVAPRWYFLSQREHLQMTDTEIRAGIDGLLLATNIAEWRSRANNLRLSQVLDMYYSHRGVFNDTVRSCNRRDLFTTVAPMQQLREQTVAFSTVLDKEMQMPFTISQEAIINFSDQATDALANYIPSALNDLSCEATAIVMNDPTIWRTASDLYIFIDAAWPHRDAYSVVSNILDSLDVGRFGTNYTILNARDGNVIVNSTQFLSDFHMTYTPELHQSLPNGLNIPNVFRRMREETNNLMSTERRTNNLSGRSKLALMIVHTDRVSEGDTNFAIQHLQIFREEVPDLRFLYLAAGDPGRFNRFVRDERRDVFPLRELESGSIVDTVRVQLSPVIHRIQQEPRRIVNPRCGHDWVQENWGSNSMNQFVEPRGVNFYRLHPNYFFRQGENRRFRIQGHGFATLTVCHSRWVERPRQNSTENRDSIQCRTINTDAYDIDLSNACDGHSVIHTCPPLFVSVEGPLNPPAVIRCSEPQCRFPDNARFAVVLDNMGCFSSASRTVSSLLLAAMLALVVALFKQS